gcgtcacaattggACAGGTAGCATACAAGCTTGATCTTCCTCCTTAGTTACAGCTATACCTTCTGTTCCATGTCTCATCATTGAAGAGAAAGTTGGGCCAACATATCTCACCACTCACAACATTACCACCAACAGATACATGAGGTGATCTTATACTTGAACCTTAACTTATTCTACAATGCAGAAACAGGAAGGTGAATAACAGAGCGATTGTTGAGGTTTTGACACAATGGCAAGGGATTGATATGGAAGAGGCTACTTGGGAACCGTATTGGAAACTTCGAGAGAAATTTTCCCACCTTGTGGGCAATGTGATTTGAATGGGAGGGGTATGTAGTGTATCCTGAGAACGATCAGAGTTCAGAATGGTGGAGCTGGATTTTAATGGCCTAGAACGAGAAGAGTTGCGGCGTTGATAGTGGTAAAGTTTAGCAAAGAAGGGAGCAAATGACAAGAAGGGAAACGGTTAATCTGTTAAGGCTGTAAACGGTAGTGCTGTTTTGGTGTGAGCAATACGTTGCGTTTCGTTTAGTTGAACATTGGCATTTTAATAAGTGCAATATAAGTGATTCGATGTGTAGTATTACGCCGCCGTATGAATTGTAACTAACTTCTGTAATCAACAGAGTCTATAAAAGGAATAGAATGCAAGAGGAAAAGTTTCGAAGTTCATTCATTACAACTCTCTCTTTCTAACTCTCTTTCTACTTCTTCGAGACTAACCATCTTGAATTGGGTAATTCACTAAGTGGATCCATTACAAGATAATACTTCTGACATTAAGAGATAATGCCTCTAACATCTTTCATCTGTTATGTtgaataattgaatgagcaataatCTTCTAAAATCACATAATAATTTGAATGTAATAATATGTGAGTTCAAGATTAAATGGGTCTTGATAATCTATCATATGTACTGGATGGTAAGATGAATTGTCCTAAGAATGAGAGTCCTGTTAAGCTCGAGAATGAGAGGCATGTTAAACTGGTGATAATGTGGATTGTTACAATGAAGAATCTGACTTGATGTTGTAGGTCTTATTCGTCATTGCTATATGAGACTTGTGACATTGCTTCAGCTAATTTCTTCAAGTTGTTTACTGTTCAAGTGCAATTATTATTTGCTGACGCATGAAAACAAAATGTTAGGCGTGTATTattgataattattattttagtgtCTATAAACAGGAGTTTGTAAACAAATGAAGACATTCAAAATTCTGGATCTAAAACTAGCCGTTTTCTTCTCTCGATCCTTACTTTCGAAATAATCTCTCTCATGTGTAAAACTTCTAAAGCatttgtgtttatttatttattaatattatattttatattttatggtttttttaaacatacatataaaagatgcttaaaaataaaaaattgcaaaaaaagaaattacattGGATGTAACTTTTATCGGTACATTCTCTCGGTGGCTCCAAACCACCCAAATCATGAAATCTTTGATATGTGAAATGGTTTTTGTTGATGAGGaatggttttaaataaaaatagaaaaatactttagataTAAAAGGATTACTCTAAAATAAACTCGAAAAAATAATATGACTTgatgtattatattaaattgtaacgttatttttatcgtaaaatatatctaacagATCACATGAACctacatcaatttgtaaatttatttgtgTCTCTAACACTTCTCATAAAAACAAGCCAACATGaaatcttaatgctggaatgtacaagtaaaaccaaaaaatcctACCATCTCACTAAAAAAGCCTATATTAAATATCTTGCCCCCCAAATACTCTAGGGGTATATTTTTTGGTTATATAAAAACCCGAAAGTATAATATAAACAGTGTCTAAATCTAAAATCATAACAAATGAAAGCTTTGTATAGAAAATAAGAATACAATAAGCCAATTAAGAAACGTATGGTGTAGCATAATTGAAATAAAACGATAACACTTTATGGATGCAAAGCTAAGCCAAATGTTATGGGGGACTATTTAAGATTGTGTTAGgagttttaaaaagtatttaaataatttaaaaaactgtttaataataaaattatgttgtttgaGTGTTacgtattaaaatatatttgaagataaatatcaaaatcttgtttttactttttcttaaatGTAATTTGTAActtattagatattaaaaagtattttaatatacaaccatcaaataatctaattttatcattaaaaggtttttaaagttatttaacACTTCCTAAGATTCATAACACAACCTCAAACAATCTCTCAAAAACatttgatttagttcaattaacAGATACgataaattagaatatttggCTTAGCTTTGCATCAACCGGGTGTTATGGTTTTGTTACAATCATTCTACACCGTAATTGGTTCAttgtattgttatttttttatacgaAGCTCTCATTTGAtagtattttagatttatattgCGTTCTCGCACAACAACATTGTTTGTGCGTCGATATATGTCACCCGATAATATTCTATTTCTTAAGAAAAAAGTACATTTATTTAGGGgacataatatttaatataggcTTTTTTAGTGGAATGGTAAGATGGTTTGGGTTTACTTATACATATTAGGGTctcttgttggattatttttatgcaaagtgtCAGAGatataaaagaatgaaaaatactttagccacaaagagattatataaaagtaaacctaTAAACTCATGTGTTTTGATATGATGcgtcaaattgtaaagttacttttattaaaaagtagatctaacggattTTAAGAAGCCATatcagtttgtagatttattttatgtaataatctttttatgtcagtagcatttttttaaaagaattatataaaaataaatttataaaataatgtaaatttatgtaatttattatatatattttatgataaaaataactttataattaaatatatgatattaaaCTATgtcatttattgatttatttttatataatatctttaagattaaaatattttttctatttttatttcaaactctTATTCCTCAACGAAAGCCGTTCCGCATAACGAAGATGTCATGACGCGGCCGATTATACACCCAAGCCAAGCCATTGTCCTTTAACTCAAACAAGacccctttttttatttaaaaaaaaaaaaaaaaaaaaaaccctttagAACTACGTCGTTTTGAAACTTACtctaaaacccaatttttttaCCTCCGTTTCTTCTTCCCATCGCCCGTCTCCTACGTCCAGCGCCCCCCAACTCTCTGCAGAACACCCCTCCCTCTCTTCCCGCTCATCCCTCTCTCTTTCAGTCGCCCTCTCTATCCGTCCGTCCCGATCTCTCATTCTCTTTCGAGTTTCTGCCGCCCAAGCTCAACGCCATGCCCCCGCTGTTTCCCCGACGTCATACCACAAGTCCACGTCAGTAAGCCTATCCGACCACCGCTCTCCCTCCCTCgaactctttttctctctcgttGCCGCCCACCTCGCTCTCTCTTCCTGAAATTCTCAGCCGCCGCTCACCACTGGGCTACCGCCAACAACGCCGCGCAGACTGCCGCTCGCCACTCAACCCTCTTCAGCCTTGCccacgccaaagccaccgcacACCTCACGCCACTCCAGCCCGTCCTCCACTGTCCCCTCCGTCGTCTGTTGCAGCGCCCCGCCACAGGTAAATCTCCGTCCGTGtctgtcctctctctctctctctctctctctctctctctctctctctctccccctcccagTAACTCTCTCGGTCTCTCAGATCTTTTCCTCCCTCTGTCGCGAGCTCTCTCATCTCTGCATCCTCTCAGCGGCGCCACCCCACAGACGCAACGAGCCGCCGTAGGCCGCTGCATCGCACAGCGCCCATTCGAAGTGCTGCCAACGAAGCTGACATGGCAGTCCCATCGCATCGTTGTCGTGAACAAACCGCCGCGCTGGTAAGCTTACTCTTTCCCCACCCTGTCTCTATCtcgttctcttcctctctctattTCCCTCTCTATCTAACGGGTTTCAGTTCGGTTACATCGTCCACAGTGGCTGTCCAACACTGCTACCCTTCTTAGTGTGAAGCTGCCACCACCGGACAACCACCGGTCAATTGGTATTTCCTAGACTCCATGATGAAATGAATTGATGGTTGGTTTGGATTAAAATGGTTGGATTGGATTAGCTGGAGTTTTAGTTGTGGCGGTTGATTTGGTGCCGATTGGACCAGCCGAGAGTGAGAATGGTGGGAGTATTTGATTTGTAAAGTGGCGCCGGTGGTGTttgtttaaaacaaattattttgGTGGCTGTTTGCTATTTAGATGTATTCGATTATGGTGATGTTTCGGCCATTGTAGAGGTTAATTTCGTGGACTTGCGTTCCAGTGTTGATTGTTATTTTAGAAATCGGTACAAAATGCTGACTGGGACTTGGCAAATGATTAATCACTGAAATAGAACGGTTTAGAGCACCTTGCATGGGCGGAAGATGAAAAGTTTTGCTGTCTTAGGTATCCTAATGTCCTTCGGTTATGAGAGTGGGTTGAGATATGGGGTTTTTGTTGTGGAGTCTTTAAGTTGGTGTCGTTTTGCATAAGAGGTGCTGGTTTGATCCTATTAAAATATAGTGGAAATTATGTTTAGGTGATGATTGATATTTGCTTGGCACTATTGTGAATAAATTTAGAGATGttaagaagttcaggtaagcGGTACTCCAATGCTAGACGTTGCCAAAAATCGATGGAGGTTATTTTGTGAAGAGCTTGCATCTTTTTGCTATGAAAACAACCTCATCATTTTCTGCACAATCTTTTGTATctgaaaaaggaaatgaaatatttttttgctaTAATTGGTGTAAACACGAGCAATTTTGGTACTCTGTTCTCGACTCATAAAAAAAGGGTGAATAGGAAATTTGAGATATTTATACGATTATATGGTATTTATCTTCACAATactctattttgatatgatatcgcatatgaaaagtgaaaacctttggcatgacgTTCTATTTTTGCTCTTGTTCAGACCTTACCACGTGTAAAACTATGACCTCTATTATTATGTTGGTACCAATATCTTTATTTctgagtgcacccactttggagaCAAAATGGTTTTTTGCGTGGTCTTACTTGTGTGCACACTTGGCGTGCTGAGTTTAAAAGGGGAATATCTCAACTCCTATTTCTGCCTGGTTTGGCCACCTGAgatagcacaaccctaccacaagGGTTAAACATGGCTTCTATCCCGTTCTAATGTTGTTTTAGTTATGCTTATGTCAAAggtcttttatttatattattattgtaaataaattttatgaaatatcgctctgttactttttaaattttgttttgttttacatTCTAGAATTGGCTTATGTTTATACACTAGTTTAttgccaccattttttttaacaaatggcTTGAGAGCTGTGATAGTTGGAGTATAAGAGAAAGGTGAGATAAGTGCCAACTAGCAAGTGGCATGAATGGATTtgtgagattttggaaaatatgtAGTAGTGTCGAGTTTACTTcatttggaaatatttttgagGTATTTGATTTTGGAGAATTATCATATCTAAGTTTTACATTTTGTGGATTTTAGGTTAGAGGGCGTGACAAAAGACGTGTACGGGGCCTATAAATTTTTGGTTTGCGGAACTTCTTGAATATTTGGTCTCTCATGGATGAGGCATCTGGTTGCGCTTCAAGCCTTGCATGGATTTGGGTCATTGAAGCTCTTGCAAGCTTCAAGGAAGTTGATGTTTCTATTTTACATGGTACTGtgaattcaaatatatttttctgtgaataatttttttaatctatccTTAAGTGAAGGTTTGGGTGACTCATGGTTTCTTGTTTCAGATTTGATTGAAATGGCTCCAGATTTACCAGATAATTTGGGGAAAAACATGAGGGAAATGCTGGCTTTGAGATGTTTGGAGGTTTTATCTGGTCCTAGTAATGGGATTGCAAAAGATGGTTGTTCATCCCTAGCTTCAAAAGTTGGGTTTGATATGTCAAAAAGCTGTGAGGATGTTCTCGAGCACATAGTGCAGGAGGTAGTATTTGATCTAATCTTTGGTAATAATTAAATTGGTCATGGTTTTTAAAACATGGTATTTGAATCAACCTAGTTTCACATAGTTGATTATCTCCTTCTAAATTTCTAAGCTTGGATTTCCTATTTTAAAGtgaacataaatatattttgtcagACTTCGTTATCAGATCTTAAAATGGCTGGATTAGAGCTGTCAAAATGCAATGCTCACCCCTTTATAGTCCATAAAAGAGCCTGTATGCCTAAACTTGCCTTACAACAGGTATTGgagatttttcaaatttctctctCTAATATCATATATTCCCCATTTCATCCAATCTCTTCTTCATGCAATATTTGATTTGTGTGTTTCTTTATGCACAGCTGAAAGATTCCCTTCTTGATGGTAGTCATCCTTATGCTGATACCTTGAAGGTAAGGAGTGGATTGGCAAATGCAGGTGAAATAGTACCTGTGTATAATGTTAAGCACAGAGCACTCACACGGAGAGTTAATAAGAGCTGTCTTGACACACAGCATATGGGACCGAAAGGGAATGTGATGCCTAGAATTGTTGAGGGTAGGAAAAAGCTACTGGAAACCAATCCGTGTACTGGGATTTTACTTGACTCCAAGAGGAAAAGGAATACACTGGCTACTGAAAATATGGATGAAGACTTCCATGAAAACCGAAATGGTTTAGATGCTTGTGATGATCCTAATATAAATGCCAAGAGGCAGAAGCAATTTGCCTCATCCTCAATTCAGTCCAGAGAAGTAAACCCAGTTCCTCTAAATGGAGCAGAACACATAGAGTTTCCATCTGAAAGAGTTATGCTGGTTGCTGGAACAGAAAGTTGTGGCTTGGCTAAGGATCAGGGAGGAAGCCTGGAAGAAGTCAGGGTTCTAGGGGATAATCATGATGAGCATACTGCCTCCATGAAATGTGGGCATATTGCTGATGATGAATTCAGCCATATTGAATCAGAGATTCTTGATGTCGGTACTGCTATACCTTCGGATACATTTGGAGATGAACCTCGTCAAAAGATCTCTGTTGATGAAGTTGGAGATGATAGGGAACAATGTGCTGAACTTAGAACTTCAAGTGGTCCTCTCCTGGtcaagactcaaggaaatgaatCCCAATGTGACTGTGAACACCAGTTTCAACTAAAAGCACTATTCTCTGCATCACTCAATGGATGCAAGCAGAAGATCATCGCACATGAAGCTGAAGAGAATATGGACCATTGTTGTGAAGTGGGGACATCAAGTGATGGTGAGGGGTATCACTACGGTAATATTGATGTCTTCTTTGAGAAAAATGAGTTCTTGAGCTCTCGGGCAACAAACAGTTATGATCCATCAACTGGTTGGACGTTCCAAAATCTTTGTATGAAGTGTAATGAAGGTGGTCAGCTGTTGGTATGTAGCACAAGTAATTGCCCGGTGATGGTTCATGAGAACTGTTTGGGTTCCTCACCCTGCTTTGACAACAATGGTAAATTTTACTGCCCCTTCTGTGCATATTCCCTTTCTATTTCAGAGTATCTTGTAGCTAAGAAAAAGGCCTCCTTGGCAAGGAAAGAATTAACTTTGTTTTTTGGTATGGTTTGGGACCAAAAGCCAGAGGAACTTACCAAGACATTTCATAGAGATGAGGAGGATCTTCTCGTCAAAAGTCATGAAAATGGGTCCTTGGAAGAGAGAGTAAATGGTCAGACTGGTCATGGCGGGGAACATGCAGATGAAGTCAATAATTTTCATTGTAGAAGAGGTATAGATGATAAGCAACAAGCAGAATCTTCTGCATTATGTGATGTCAATTCAGTACTTAGAGAGGAAGAGCCAGCTGAAATTACCAGGACACTAAATGTATTAACTGAAGAGAAAGAAGGGCAAGAAAATTCTATCCAAGCTGTAAGAGTGGTTGAAGGAGACAACCAAGAAGCAGCTGAGCATGATGGTTATAATTCATCTGGTAGAAACACAGATGTTATTCCTGTCAATCAAAGTCACGTGGAGGAAGAACTCCAGCAGGATGTTTTAGAGCAGCAGATTGCCTACCCACCAGATGAACCTGTTTGTGTACAGGATACTCATGCAGGTGGTGATAATTTATCCTGTAGAAACACAGACGTTATTCCTGGCATTCAGATAAACTCAAAGGAACAAATCCAGCAGGAAGTTTTAGAGCAAGAGATCGCGGAGCCAACAGAGGAACCTGTTTGCGCACTTGATGCTGATGCAGAGGAAATTTCTGGAGATGAAAATGCGAAGTCTATCATTTCTAATTATTCTATAAGAGTCCAAAAGCAAGAGAGGCATGAGTAAGTTGCTTATATGCCTAGTTGTTTCTATGCATTTATCATCTTTCCTTCATGTAATTCTGGATGTCTAGTACTTCTACCCTCCATATTCAGGAGCTGCCTTAAAAATGTATTATGTTCTATGGTACACCAGCTTCATCTGGGACTCATGTTATTCTGctgataaagaaaaatctggGACTCATGTTTTTCTCCCCTTCTACCCCTACGCACACTAGTTATCAGCAGGAGTTTAACATtctacttatttaaaaaaaaaaaaaaaaaaggcgtaGTTCAGCATTCTATATGTTGGTTATCCTTCATTGATAATGAACCTTGCTTTAATTTGCAGTACTTACCCAGCAAGTCCTCAGCTAAGGCGAAACAAAGTTCCATGGACAGCTGAGGAAGTAGAGATACTGAAGgtacttattttgttgtttgctTACATTGCTTCATGATGGAAACTAGTATAACTTTATCGATTAACTTGGCAttactaatcacattaatacaTTTATGATCTCAGCAGTCTGTTTCAAAAGTACGGTTATTCGTGTGGCTTTGATTTTGGACCAATGgcatatagttatataattttgtactttttttagttatataattataattttgttgtAATGTAGGAAGGAGTGCAGAAATTTTCAAACACCAATGACAGAAATATTCCATGGAAGAAGATTTTAGAATTTGGTGGCAATGTGTTTCTGCGCATTCGGACAACAGTAGACTTGAAGGATAAATGGAGGAACTTGGGCAAAGTGGGCCCGAGGTGAAAATGAAGTCCTGTCAGGGGAGATGGAAAcccaaaaaagaacaaaaacacacaatcTAAGAGTGGAATTAGCTTTGCTAGGATCTGTACTGAGATTGATGTATGGTTCATTTTGTTGAGCACTTTTGACTCCCATTGTGAGAATGACTGGTTGTTCTCTGTGTAAAGTCTTCATGCTCAGACTTGGGTGTACAGGCTTTGATTTAACATGGCAAGCCTGGGCCCAATTCCGAGGAAGAGTGgaaggaagttttttttttttgatcggtaatcaagaagttttattcatcatAAAAGGCAAATTCCAAGTACATAGGGCATATACTTGAAAGATACCTATCTAGTtacaaccaaaacaaaaaagtcatggacatttagtcCATTACATACAATGGCTCCCACCCAAGAAAAcaaagttttgaagaaaaaaactttcagcTCCCCCAATGTTATCTCATGGTCTTCAAAGCTTCTGTCATTTCTCTCTTGCCATATGCACCAACACATGCATATGGGTACCATTTTCCATATTGCTGCCACCCTTGAATCTCCTCGAAGTCCTCTCCAGCAGGCTAGAAAATCCACCAATCTACTGGGCATGACCCATGCTACTCCAAGACCCGTAAAGAAATCTGCCCACATGGtcctagccacctcacaatgtagaaaCAGATGATCAACTGATTCCCCATCtttcttgcacatacaacaccaatccattacCATTACCCGACGTCTTCTTAGGTTATCTGTAGTGAGAATTTTACCTAATGCTGCTGTCCACACAAAGAACGCTGCTTTTGAATGAGCTTTAGTCTGCCAAATGCTTTTCCAAGGGAAATTGAGCATGCCTGGGTTGGATAAAACTTTGTGAAACGATCTGACTATAAATTTACCTTTCTTTGAGGGACTTCACAACGTCCTATCCATGGAGCCCTCTGTCATGCGTATTGAATACAGTGTTGCATAGAATTCAGTGATAACctccaactcccaatcttgtgctgcCCTAGAAAATTCCACATTCCAATGAGGGACGCCATTAGAGAAAACCAGCAAGTCCGCTACTGCTGCATCCTTAACTCGTGCTAGCTCGAATATGGCGGGGAAGTTGTCTTTGAGGCTCCGTTCACCACACCATTTGTCATGCCAGAATCTAACTCTCGATCCATCCCCCACTACAATATGAGTATGTCTCTTGAAGGTCTCCCAACCGTTCCTAATGTTCTTCCACAAACCCACCTCATGTGGTCCACGAACCTCATTTGAACACCAACCACCCCATGCCTCCCCAACACGTTCAGTTATAACCGACTTCCACAAAGCCTCACTTTCTTGTTGGTaccgccacaaccatttccccaataGGGCTTTGTTGAACTCCGTCAAGCTTCGCAACCCCAAACCACCCCCAGAAAACGGGGTACAGACCTTTGACCAATTAACCAAATGGAATTTAAACTCCTCCCCCCAACCACTCCACAAGAAATCACGCTGTAGTTTCTCAAGACGATTGGCAATCTTCGTTGGAAGCGGGAATAAGGACATAAAGTATGTGGGGAGGTTGGCTAAGGTAGTTTTAATCAGTGTGAGTCTACCACCTTTAGATAAATACAACCTCTTCCACGACGCCAACCTTCGCTCCATTTTTTCAATCACAACATTCCAAATCTGTTCAGATTTGAAACTGGCGCCCAAGGGTAAACCAAGATACTGCAAGGGTAGACAAGAGACCTTACATTGCAATAGAGCAGCAAAACCCGCCACTTCAGGAACATTCTCCACCGGTACCAACTCAGACTTAGATAGATTTACCTTCAAGCCTGATACTGCTTCAAAACAGAGAAGTAACGCCCTCAAAGATTGTATGTGCCCAAGATGTGCTCCATAGAAAATGAGAGTGTCATCAGCAAACAACAAATGGGAAATGTAATTAGAACCATTCCCCACTGAGAACCCATAGAGATGTCCCGCTTCCACAAGCCCTTCAATCATCTTACTGAGAGCTTCCATGACAAAAAGAAAGAGTAGTGGAGAGAGCGGATCTCCCTGTCTCAAACCACGTGAGGAGTCAAAGAAACCCACCGGTGAACCATTTACCAAGATAGAGAAGCGAGCTGTTGAAATGCAAAACTCCACCCATTTCAGTCATTTCTCTCCAA
This sequence is a window from Carya illinoinensis cultivar Pawnee chromosome 9, C.illinoinensisPawnee_v1, whole genome shotgun sequence. Protein-coding genes within it:
- the LOC122275795 gene encoding uncharacterized protein LOC122275795 isoform X1; the encoded protein is MDEASGCASSLAWIWVIEALASFKEVDVSILHDLIEMAPDLPDNLGKNMREMLALRCLEVLSGPSNGIAKDGCSSLASKVGFDMSKSCEDVLEHIVQETSLSDLKMAGLELSKCNAHPFIVHKRACMPKLALQQLKDSLLDGSHPYADTLKVRSGLANAGEIVPVYNVKHRALTRRVNKSCLDTQHMGPKGNVMPRIVEGRKKLLETNPCTGILLDSKRKRNTLATENMDEDFHENRNGLDACDDPNINAKRQKQFASSSIQSREVNPVPLNGAEHIEFPSERVMLVAGTESCGLAKDQGGSLEEVRVLGDNHDEHTASMKCGHIADDEFSHIESEILDVGTAIPSDTFGDEPRQKISVDEVGDDREQCAELRTSSGPLLVKTQGNESQCDCEHQFQLKALFSASLNGCKQKIIAHEAEENMDHCCEVGTSSDGEGYHYGNIDVFFEKNEFLSSRATNSYDPSTGWTFQNLCMKCNEGGQLLVCSTSNCPVMVHENCLGSSPCFDNNGKFYCPFCAYSLSISEYLVAKKKASLARKELTLFFGMVWDQKPEELTKTFHRDEEDLLVKSHENGSLEERVNGQTGHGGEHADEVNNFHCRRGIDDKQQAESSALCDVNSVLREEEPAEITRTLNVLTEEKEGQENSIQAVRVVEGDNQEAAEHDGYNSSGRNTDVIPVNQSHVEEELQQDVLEQQIAYPPDEPVCVQDTHAGGDNLSCRNTDVIPGIQINSKEQIQQEVLEQEIAEPTEEPVCALDADAEEISGDENAKSIISNYSIRVQKQERHDTYPASPQLRRNKVPWTAEEVEILKEGVQKFSNTNDRNIPWKKILEFGGNVFLRIRTTVDLKDKWRNLGKVGPR
- the LOC122275795 gene encoding uncharacterized protein LOC122275795 isoform X2, which translates into the protein MDEASGCASSLAWIWVIEALASFKEVDVSILHDLIEMAPDLPDNLGKNMREMLALRCLEVLSGPSNGIAKDGCSSLASKVGFDMSKSCEDVLEHIVQELKDSLLDGSHPYADTLKVRSGLANAGEIVPVYNVKHRALTRRVNKSCLDTQHMGPKGNVMPRIVEGRKKLLETNPCTGILLDSKRKRNTLATENMDEDFHENRNGLDACDDPNINAKRQKQFASSSIQSREVNPVPLNGAEHIEFPSERVMLVAGTESCGLAKDQGGSLEEVRVLGDNHDEHTASMKCGHIADDEFSHIESEILDVGTAIPSDTFGDEPRQKISVDEVGDDREQCAELRTSSGPLLVKTQGNESQCDCEHQFQLKALFSASLNGCKQKIIAHEAEENMDHCCEVGTSSDGEGYHYGNIDVFFEKNEFLSSRATNSYDPSTGWTFQNLCMKCNEGGQLLVCSTSNCPVMVHENCLGSSPCFDNNGKFYCPFCAYSLSISEYLVAKKKASLARKELTLFFGMVWDQKPEELTKTFHRDEEDLLVKSHENGSLEERVNGQTGHGGEHADEVNNFHCRRGIDDKQQAESSALCDVNSVLREEEPAEITRTLNVLTEEKEGQENSIQAVRVVEGDNQEAAEHDGYNSSGRNTDVIPVNQSHVEEELQQDVLEQQIAYPPDEPVCVQDTHAGGDNLSCRNTDVIPGIQINSKEQIQQEVLEQEIAEPTEEPVCALDADAEEISGDENAKSIISNYSIRVQKQERHDTYPASPQLRRNKVPWTAEEVEILKEGVQKFSNTNDRNIPWKKILEFGGNVFLRIRTTVDLKDKWRNLGKVGPR